A genomic window from Aurantimicrobium photophilum includes:
- a CDS encoding amino-acid N-acetyltransferase, protein MTETTYNVRRARTADVPWILEVTKPLVQSRVLLGKDAVSIYEAVQEFRIAEDADGNPIGCGALHVMWQDLGEIRTLAVDEAWLGKGVGAALMERLVADATELGLGRLFCLTFEVDFFTRHGFVEVSDSIIDPETYAQLVLSHDEGVAEFLDLARVKPNTLGNTRMLRQL, encoded by the coding sequence ATGACTGAAACCACCTATAACGTTCGTCGTGCGCGCACGGCAGATGTTCCGTGGATTCTTGAGGTAACCAAGCCTCTGGTTCAGTCGCGCGTGCTCTTGGGTAAAGATGCTGTGTCCATCTATGAAGCAGTGCAGGAATTCCGCATTGCAGAGGATGCTGATGGCAACCCCATTGGCTGTGGTGCTCTGCACGTGATGTGGCAGGACCTAGGTGAGATTCGTACCCTCGCAGTGGATGAAGCTTGGCTGGGTAAGGGTGTCGGTGCAGCGCTGATGGAACGCCTCGTTGCTGATGCAACTGAGCTGGGTCTGGGTCGCCTGTTCTGCTTGACCTTCGAGGTGGACTTCTTCACCCGTCACGGTTTTGTTGAAGTTTCTGACTCCATCATTGACCCTGAAACATACGCTCAGCTTGTGCTCTCGCACGATGAGGGTGTTGCCGAATTCCTGGATCTTGCCCGTGTAAAACCCAACACTCTGGGAAATACAAGGATGTTGCGCCAGCTCTAG
- a CDS encoding helix-turn-helix domain-containing protein — MTSPWLADPDVVAPGTVRAVVRDSWSRAEQSQLDPDRMLSPLLFESSELNEYRQAHPLAQMMPVIRKLLVRDADNDSGMLVAVGDAMGRLLWVEGDQGLKSKAESMMFVEGSDWSESVAGTSAPGTALALDHAIQIRRDEHFNRLVHAWSCTAVPVHDPETKAIIGVIDITGGDQAVDRHTMPLVEATAHAVETELMVSRLRNRDSKPSTSSKFVLFNNLPSSAKNKAARATMHILGRDTALVTIEDRSIELTQRHAEIMTLLAWNRSGLSAERLSELLWGDSSFTSRLRAEMVRLRKLLDKFHPGIAPESKPYRLPEQVEIDAQQVVALLDRGAHRAALSAFRGALLPDSVSPGIEEIREEVRLHLRESLLNDASVEVLMDYANTEQGLDDLDVWHQVLKMLPAKSPKRSHVVAHVENLVFVQGS, encoded by the coding sequence GTGACAAGTCCTTGGCTTGCCGACCCCGATGTTGTGGCTCCCGGCACTGTTCGCGCAGTCGTGCGCGACTCGTGGTCGCGCGCGGAACAAAGCCAACTTGATCCAGACCGGATGCTCTCGCCTCTGCTGTTTGAGAGTTCCGAACTCAATGAGTATCGCCAGGCACACCCGCTGGCCCAGATGATGCCGGTTATTCGCAAGCTTCTTGTCCGCGATGCGGACAATGACTCCGGCATGCTCGTTGCTGTCGGAGATGCCATGGGCAGACTGCTTTGGGTCGAAGGCGATCAGGGACTGAAGTCCAAGGCAGAGTCGATGATGTTTGTCGAAGGCTCGGACTGGAGTGAATCCGTTGCCGGCACATCGGCACCGGGAACAGCACTGGCACTGGATCACGCCATTCAGATTCGTCGCGACGAACACTTCAACCGCCTGGTTCATGCCTGGAGTTGCACCGCGGTCCCCGTGCACGACCCAGAAACTAAAGCCATCATCGGTGTCATCGACATCACTGGTGGCGACCAGGCTGTGGACCGTCACACCATGCCTTTGGTGGAGGCAACTGCGCACGCAGTTGAAACCGAACTCATGGTGTCCAGGCTGCGTAATCGGGATTCGAAGCCATCTACTTCGTCAAAATTTGTCCTGTTTAACAACTTGCCTTCTTCAGCCAAGAACAAGGCAGCTCGTGCCACGATGCATATCCTGGGCAGAGACACCGCACTGGTCACCATCGAGGATCGCTCCATTGAACTGACTCAGCGTCACGCCGAGATCATGACGCTACTGGCCTGGAACCGATCAGGACTTTCTGCCGAACGCTTGTCAGAACTGCTCTGGGGAGATTCGTCTTTCACCTCACGCCTGCGGGCGGAGATGGTGCGCTTGCGGAAGCTCTTGGATAAGTTCCACCCCGGAATTGCTCCTGAGTCCAAGCCCTACCGCCTCCCCGAGCAGGTGGAGATTGATGCCCAACAGGTTGTGGCTCTGCTCGATCGAGGAGCCCACCGGGCAGCGCTGTCCGCGTTCCGCGGGGCGCTGCTACCGGATTCTGTTTCTCCCGGCATCGAAGAGATCCGTGAAGAAGTTCGACTGCACTTGCGTGAGTCCCTCTTGAATGATGCGTCGGTCGAAGTGCTCATGGACTACGCCAACACTGAGCAGGGCTTGGATGATCTTGATGTGTGGCACCAGGTGCTCAAGATGTTGCCTGCTAAATCTCCTAAGAGGTCACACGTAGTTGCCCACGTGGAGAACCTCGTCTTCGTTCAGGGTTCCTAA
- a CDS encoding aldehyde dehydrogenase family protein, with protein sequence MTVYANPGTPGAVMSYKGRYDNYIGGKYVAPSSGEYFENITPVTGQVFCEVARGNAKDVDMAVAAGWKAFESWGKTSVTERAIILNKIADRMEANLELLAVAETWDNGKAVRETMAADIPLAIDHFRYFAGAIRAQEGSIGELDHNTVAYHFHEPLGVVGQIIPWNFPILMAVWKLAPALAAGNCIVLKPAEQTPASIHVLMELIEDLIPAGVLNIVNGFGIEAGAPLASHNNIRKIAFTGETTTGRLIMQYASENLIPVTLELGGKSPNIFFEDVASSKDAYYEKAQEGFTMFALNQGEVCTCPSRALVAKPIYDGFMSDGIARVGKIIQGNPLDTNTMMGAQASNDQLEKILSYIDIGKQEGAKLLCGGERADLGGDLSGGYYVQPTVFEGKNSMRIFQEEIFGPVLSVTSFKDYDEAISIANDTLYGLGAGVWSREADTSYRAGRAIQAGRVWTNTYHQYPAHAAFGGYKQSGIGRENHKMMLDHYQQTKNLLVSYAEGPMGFF encoded by the coding sequence ATGACTGTCTATGCAAACCCCGGCACACCCGGTGCCGTCATGTCCTACAAGGGTAGGTACGACAACTACATCGGCGGCAAGTATGTCGCTCCTTCCTCAGGTGAGTATTTCGAAAACATCACCCCCGTCACCGGACAGGTCTTCTGTGAGGTAGCTCGCGGTAACGCGAAGGATGTCGACATGGCTGTGGCAGCCGGTTGGAAAGCCTTCGAGAGCTGGGGCAAGACCAGCGTGACCGAACGCGCCATCATCTTGAACAAAATCGCTGACCGCATGGAAGCAAACCTCGAGCTTCTCGCAGTTGCTGAGACCTGGGACAACGGTAAGGCTGTTCGCGAGACCATGGCCGCAGATATTCCTCTGGCCATTGACCACTTCCGTTACTTCGCTGGTGCTATCCGCGCCCAAGAAGGATCCATCGGTGAGCTCGACCACAACACAGTGGCCTACCACTTCCACGAGCCACTCGGTGTGGTCGGTCAGATCATCCCCTGGAACTTCCCCATCTTGATGGCTGTCTGGAAGCTCGCTCCCGCACTCGCTGCCGGTAACTGCATCGTGCTCAAGCCAGCTGAACAGACTCCAGCATCTATTCACGTTCTGATGGAACTCATCGAAGACCTGATCCCTGCCGGTGTTCTTAACATCGTCAACGGTTTCGGTATTGAAGCCGGTGCGCCACTTGCCTCCCACAACAACATTCGCAAGATTGCGTTCACGGGTGAAACCACCACCGGTCGCCTCATCATGCAGTACGCAAGTGAGAACCTCATCCCTGTCACCCTCGAACTCGGTGGCAAGAGCCCCAACATCTTCTTCGAAGACGTTGCTTCCTCCAAGGACGCTTACTACGAGAAGGCTCAGGAAGGTTTCACCATGTTCGCCCTGAACCAGGGTGAAGTCTGCACCTGTCCTTCACGTGCACTGGTTGCCAAGCCCATCTATGACGGCTTCATGTCGGACGGTATTGCTCGCGTGGGCAAGATCATCCAGGGCAACCCTCTCGACACCAACACCATGATGGGTGCTCAGGCTTCCAACGATCAGCTGGAGAAGATCCTCAGCTACATCGACATCGGAAAGCAAGAAGGCGCCAAGCTCCTCTGTGGTGGTGAGCGTGCTGACCTTGGTGGAGATCTCTCCGGTGGTTACTACGTCCAGCCAACCGTCTTCGAGGGCAAGAACTCGATGCGTATCTTCCAGGAAGAAATCTTCGGCCCTGTGCTGTCGGTTACCTCCTTCAAGGACTACGACGAGGCCATCTCGATCGCGAACGACACCCTCTACGGTCTCGGTGCAGGTGTGTGGAGCCGCGAGGCAGACACCTCCTACCGCGCAGGTCGTGCCATCCAGGCCGGTCGCGTATGGACGAACACCTACCACCAGTACCCCGCTCACGCCGCCTTCGGTGGTTACAAGCAGTCTGGTATTGGTCGTGAGAACCACAAGATGATGCTCGATCACTACCAGCAGACCAAGAACCTCCTGGTCTCCTACGCAGAAGGCCCCATGGGCTTCTTCTAA
- a CDS encoding DUF779 domain-containing protein, protein MDYTRVECTPEAEELMRKMTLKHGPLMFHQSGGCCDGSSPMCYPVGMFKTGGSDVLLETLHVEGIPSIEFYMSASQYEYWKFTHLTVDVVKGRGSGFSVESPEGVRFMIRSRMLDDAEIEHFGLLKKEAV, encoded by the coding sequence ATGGACTACACCCGAGTTGAATGCACGCCTGAAGCTGAAGAGCTCATGCGCAAGATGACACTCAAGCACGGTCCACTCATGTTTCACCAGTCGGGGGGCTGCTGTGATGGCAGCTCCCCGATGTGTTACCCCGTAGGGATGTTCAAGACTGGGGGGTCTGACGTCCTGCTCGAAACTCTTCACGTGGAGGGAATCCCCTCCATCGAGTTCTATATGTCCGCCTCACAGTATGAGTACTGGAAGTTCACTCACCTCACCGTTGATGTGGTGAAGGGTCGAGGCAGCGGTTTCTCCGTTGAATCCCCTGAGGGTGTGCGCTTCATGATTCGCTCACGCATGCTCGACGATGCCGAGATTGAGCACTTCGGTTTGCTCAAGAAGGAAGCTGTATAA
- a CDS encoding Fic family protein, with protein MGLRNIQPWSSSSDEERWNGYLLSPDSAVLRNKLNIRDLSDLREAENDLLELRVAELRANPKIIAKTFDLPHLQSIHHYLFQDVYDWAGELRTVGLARDGGDSFAPPQSISLPMEHVHQRIYVSAFLANIPRTELPFEIAYLYDYINFAHPFREGNGRSQREFFQQLIEKIGLRMNWSLIDSTTLHSACHIARNEGNLKPLEEVIKLTLQES; from the coding sequence ATTGGCCTGAGGAACATTCAACCTTGGTCTAGTAGTAGCGATGAAGAGCGCTGGAACGGCTACCTTCTGTCTCCAGATTCGGCGGTCCTACGCAACAAGCTAAACATCAGAGATTTATCTGACCTCCGCGAAGCAGAAAATGATCTTCTCGAACTCCGGGTCGCTGAGCTCAGGGCAAACCCGAAAATCATTGCCAAAACCTTCGATCTTCCACACCTCCAATCAATACATCATTACCTGTTTCAAGATGTCTATGACTGGGCTGGTGAATTAAGGACAGTTGGACTCGCACGTGATGGTGGGGATTCATTTGCCCCGCCACAAAGCATCTCCTTGCCGATGGAGCATGTGCACCAACGGATTTATGTAAGCGCCTTCCTCGCGAACATTCCGAGGACAGAACTTCCTTTTGAAATTGCTTATTTGTATGACTACATCAATTTCGCTCATCCCTTTAGGGAGGGTAATGGAAGGAGTCAGCGAGAGTTTTTTCAGCAGCTAATTGAGAAAATCGGGCTGCGAATGAACTGGTCACTTATTGATTCGACAACTCTTCATTCCGCCTGCCACATAGCCCGGAACGAAGGCAACCTCAAGCCGCTTGAAGAGGTTATTAAGCTAACTCTCCAGGAGAGTTAG
- a CDS encoding antitoxin VbhA family protein, producing MKNKRDDELFLRERAISDARISSELEGSQSTVATRGDQDAYVRGEISLTQLSERVRSRYGLA from the coding sequence ATGAAAAACAAACGCGATGATGAACTTTTTCTTCGAGAACGAGCTATTTCTGATGCGCGGATCAGCTCTGAATTAGAAGGTTCGCAGAGCACTGTCGCTACACGTGGTGACCAAGATGCTTACGTTCGTGGTGAAATCAGCCTGACACAACTCAGTGAACGAGTTCGTAGCCGTTATGGATTGGCCTGA
- the radA gene encoding DNA repair protein RadA — MAKASPGYTCTECGWNTVKWVGRCGECQAWGTVVEEATKTGIQVKMKPVVVSEANAARPITEVPADGELKHWASGINEFDRVLGGGIVPGAAILLSGEPGVGKSTLLLEVASRAAKTGAKVLYVSAEESVSQVRLRASRTGALTDNLYLAAETDLSTIIGQIDAVSPALLIVDSVQTVASSAVEGLAGGPSQVREVASVLIRVAKERNLPILLVGHVTKDGSIAGPRLLEHLVDVVCQFEGDRQTALRFVRALKNRFGPTDEVGCFEMTGDGIAEVPDPSGLFLSRSAVAVSGTCATVALEGRRPLPVEIQALVVPTSAPNPRRVTNGVDSSRVAMLLAVLERRAGLKLSDKDVYVSTVGGVRLNEPGADLGIAIAVASAFHDKPIAHTVAAFGEISLAGEIRPVNGGKQRDAEATRLGFTTRIDDKVGTLRSALKAAFDTAKDAREREIDAAF; from the coding sequence ATGGCCAAAGCTTCTCCTGGATACACCTGCACCGAATGCGGTTGGAACACCGTCAAATGGGTGGGGCGTTGTGGCGAATGCCAAGCCTGGGGAACCGTCGTTGAGGAAGCCACCAAGACGGGCATCCAGGTCAAGATGAAGCCTGTTGTTGTGAGTGAAGCGAATGCTGCACGCCCCATCACAGAAGTCCCTGCCGACGGAGAACTCAAGCACTGGGCCAGTGGCATCAATGAGTTTGATCGTGTCCTTGGCGGTGGCATTGTTCCGGGGGCTGCCATCCTGCTTTCCGGTGAACCGGGTGTGGGAAAGTCCACGCTCCTTCTCGAGGTTGCTTCACGCGCAGCGAAGACTGGCGCCAAAGTTCTCTATGTCAGCGCGGAAGAATCCGTCAGTCAGGTGCGCTTGCGTGCGTCTCGCACGGGCGCACTGACCGACAATCTTTACCTCGCAGCTGAGACCGATCTCTCCACCATCATTGGTCAGATCGATGCTGTCTCCCCTGCACTTCTGATTGTGGACTCTGTCCAGACAGTCGCCAGCTCAGCAGTCGAAGGCCTCGCTGGTGGTCCCAGCCAGGTTCGCGAAGTGGCCAGCGTTCTCATTCGTGTTGCGAAGGAACGCAACCTGCCGATTCTTCTGGTTGGTCACGTCACCAAGGACGGCAGCATTGCCGGTCCTCGTTTGCTCGAACACCTGGTGGACGTTGTTTGCCAGTTCGAAGGTGACCGTCAAACCGCGCTGCGGTTTGTCCGCGCACTGAAGAACCGCTTCGGCCCCACCGATGAAGTCGGCTGTTTCGAGATGACCGGGGATGGCATCGCTGAGGTGCCCGATCCCAGTGGGTTGTTCTTGAGCCGTTCTGCTGTTGCAGTTTCGGGAACATGTGCAACCGTTGCCCTGGAGGGTCGCCGTCCGCTTCCGGTTGAGATTCAAGCACTCGTTGTTCCCACCAGTGCACCCAACCCCCGCCGCGTAACCAACGGCGTTGATAGCTCACGTGTGGCCATGCTACTTGCTGTGCTGGAGCGCCGTGCTGGACTCAAGCTCAGTGACAAGGACGTCTACGTCTCCACCGTGGGTGGAGTCCGCTTGAACGAACCTGGCGCTGACTTAGGTATTGCCATTGCGGTGGCCAGTGCGTTCCATGACAAACCCATTGCCCACACCGTTGCCGCCTTCGGCGAGATCTCATTGGCTGGGGAGATCCGGCCAGTGAACGGCGGCAAGCAGCGTGATGCTGAAGCAACTCGTTTGGGCTTCACCACCCGTATTGATGACAAGGTGGGAACACTGCGCTCGGCGTTGAAGGCAGCGTTCGACACTGCCAAAGATGCGCGTGAACGCGAGATTGACGCTGCGTTCTAG
- a CDS encoding response regulator transcription factor, with the protein MINVLIADDQPLIRSAVKALIDLEADMHVIAEAASGEEALALCQQHHPDLVLMDIRMPHGDGIWATREIVNDQTCAATKVLILTTFEEEEYIFEALRAGASGFLGKGTDGRQLTQSIRSVHTGDSLLSPLATRKIIERFMTAESFEKSTAEFSLRHPVLTDRETEILTLVGLGLNNHAIAERLFISPLTVKTHINRLMTKCEVHDRSQLVIEAYESGLVSPGQNPRA; encoded by the coding sequence GTGATTAACGTTCTCATTGCTGACGATCAGCCCCTCATTCGCAGTGCTGTGAAAGCGCTGATTGATTTGGAAGCGGATATGCACGTTATTGCCGAAGCGGCATCGGGCGAAGAAGCGCTTGCGCTGTGTCAACAGCATCATCCGGATCTCGTCCTGATGGACATCCGGATGCCTCATGGAGACGGGATTTGGGCTACGCGAGAAATAGTCAACGACCAGACATGTGCCGCAACCAAAGTGCTCATTTTGACCACGTTTGAGGAAGAAGAATACATTTTTGAGGCACTCAGAGCCGGGGCGAGTGGCTTCTTAGGGAAAGGAACGGACGGCCGTCAGCTCACCCAATCGATTAGATCCGTCCACACCGGCGACTCTTTGTTGTCCCCCCTGGCCACGAGGAAAATTATTGAGCGCTTCATGACTGCGGAGTCTTTCGAGAAATCTACGGCAGAGTTTTCGTTGAGACACCCTGTGTTGACCGACCGTGAAACTGAAATTCTCACCCTGGTCGGTCTTGGATTGAATAACCATGCAATTGCTGAACGGCTGTTTATTTCACCCCTGACCGTCAAAACCCATATCAATCGTTTGATGACAAAGTGTGAAGTTCACGATCGATCACAACTCGTCATCGAAGCCTATGAATCTGGTTTGGTTTCACCAGGACAAAATCCTCGGGCTTAA
- a CDS encoding sensor histidine kinase, with translation MSTRTPRFSWHILGDFAAMFFITGAVTTPFQGKGDWDVSIPVVVTAFVIGMALFLRRKAPVTILAVTVTLTLVLMFLGVSGPVIGLPLAIAVYSVALRLPRRQAWLLSALSALVLMATFIFATDFQFFDPAWIALLAIPAFATAAGSYSRSRRELLISTEARARAAEENREAEARQRVAEERLRIARDLHDVVGHHIAAIGLHADLADRALIDHPEIARESLDVVRTSAHEALSEISDMMKVLRENTELAPSPSLKNMSDLLTRFRRSGHSVTVNAQGNLENLPAFSDSVAYRVIQEGLTNASKYSADATSRVDVTRREDSIHITILNPIDSAQPTTNKQGFGLMGMRERLAAVGGTMEISTDDNSGFQLMVRIPLSREQQL, from the coding sequence ATGAGCACTCGCACTCCCCGCTTTAGTTGGCATATCTTGGGGGATTTTGCCGCGATGTTTTTCATCACCGGGGCTGTGACGACTCCTTTTCAAGGCAAAGGGGACTGGGACGTCAGTATTCCCGTTGTGGTAACGGCATTTGTTATTGGTATGGCGTTGTTCTTGAGGAGAAAAGCCCCCGTCACGATCTTGGCCGTGACGGTGACGCTCACGCTTGTGCTCATGTTCTTGGGAGTATCCGGTCCTGTGATTGGACTTCCACTTGCCATTGCGGTCTATTCGGTCGCCCTTCGACTCCCTCGCCGGCAGGCTTGGCTGCTCTCAGCCCTTTCTGCACTGGTCCTCATGGCAACATTTATTTTCGCCACCGATTTCCAGTTCTTTGACCCAGCGTGGATTGCATTGCTTGCCATACCTGCCTTTGCAACAGCCGCTGGCTCCTACTCTCGCTCACGCCGTGAGCTGCTGATTTCGACTGAGGCACGTGCACGGGCCGCTGAAGAAAACAGAGAAGCCGAAGCACGGCAACGCGTTGCTGAAGAACGCCTCCGCATCGCTCGCGACCTTCATGACGTTGTTGGTCACCACATTGCCGCTATCGGTCTACACGCAGATTTGGCAGACAGAGCACTGATCGACCACCCTGAAATAGCTCGGGAATCTCTGGACGTGGTGCGAACCTCTGCACACGAAGCCCTGAGTGAGATTTCAGACATGATGAAAGTGTTGCGTGAAAATACTGAGTTGGCGCCGAGTCCTTCCCTCAAGAACATGTCAGACCTGCTAACTCGTTTTCGCCGGAGTGGCCACAGTGTCACGGTAAATGCGCAAGGAAATTTGGAAAATTTACCGGCCTTTAGTGATTCCGTTGCCTACCGAGTCATTCAGGAAGGTCTGACCAACGCCTCGAAATACTCAGCAGACGCGACGTCCCGTGTGGACGTTACCCGCCGCGAGGATTCCATTCACATCACCATCCTTAACCCAATAGATTCAGCTCAGCCCACAACAAACAAGCAGGGTTTTGGTCTGATGGGAATGCGGGAACGACTGGCGGCTGTGGGCGGAACGATGGAGATTTCTACTGATGACAACTCCGGTTTTCAACTTATGGTCCGCATTCCTTTGAGTCGAGAGCAACAGCTGTGA
- a CDS encoding ABC transporter ATP-binding protein: MKNPLFSVRNLHKSYGTGETRFDALKGVDLDIFEGDSLAIVGKSGSGKSTLMHLLALLDRPSEGEIQLQGKETSTLKGRQLNAIRNSTFGFVFQQFFLSPRESVLENVVLPLKIAGVSSREQKVRGMNVLEQLELADKAKNKATNLSGGQKQRSVIARALINNPSVIFADEPTGNLDSATGAKVEDILFDLNKRQGITLVVVTHDEELAARCSRRIYISDGEIVRTEEVAA, translated from the coding sequence ATGAAAAATCCGCTATTTTCCGTGCGAAATCTGCACAAAAGCTACGGAACGGGAGAAACCCGATTCGATGCGTTGAAGGGTGTGGATCTCGATATTTTCGAAGGTGATTCTCTCGCTATCGTCGGAAAGAGCGGTTCAGGGAAATCAACTTTGATGCATCTTCTCGCCTTGTTGGACCGGCCGTCTGAGGGTGAAATCCAACTGCAAGGAAAAGAAACCTCTACGTTGAAGGGCCGTCAACTCAACGCCATTCGAAACAGCACTTTCGGTTTTGTGTTTCAACAGTTTTTTCTCTCCCCCCGAGAATCTGTGCTGGAAAATGTTGTGTTGCCATTAAAAATTGCTGGAGTTTCATCTCGCGAACAAAAAGTTCGAGGGATGAACGTCCTGGAGCAACTGGAGCTTGCAGATAAAGCAAAAAATAAGGCCACTAATCTTTCGGGTGGTCAAAAGCAGCGCAGCGTCATCGCACGTGCACTTATTAATAACCCGAGCGTCATTTTTGCGGATGAGCCAACAGGCAACTTGGACTCTGCTACCGGAGCTAAGGTCGAGGACATCCTTTTCGATTTGAACAAGAGACAGGGGATCACTCTCGTCGTTGTTACCCATGATGAGGAGCTAGCTGCCCGGTGTAGTCGGCGAATTTATATTTCCGATGGGGAAATAGTTCGTACTGAGGAGGTTGCAGCATGA
- a CDS encoding ABC transporter permease — protein sequence MRFSSIAGQSAKNAFRSKSRTTLTVIAIFIGAFTLTITSGIGTGINRYIDSTIASIGAEDVLTVTKISTTDVEVADGPQEYSPDQLQAETMRPGPGQGSVTVESMTQADFDILQSLDHVLMVEPVKAVTVNFIEGPSEVPYIVQLGAFVEGMQLTLAEGEQLNDASSTYEVAIAESYLDALGFSSAAEAIGKSVDFGFDDAEGNAQIVSAQVVAVTKPGFGPGADNAVPNAALKDALFAAESPSTLSPGEQEFSTATLWFDVENMTTEQIDELQAEIEAAGYNSTSTADQLGTFTAVIDAIVMVLNAFAIIALIAAGFGIVNTLFMSVQERTREIGLMKAMGLASGRVFLLFSMEAVVIGLLGSLIGVGVGMGIGSVVSNVLSRTVFSDLAGLQLVAFDLTSVLTVIVIVVSIAFVAGAFPAIKAARKDPIESLRYE from the coding sequence ATGAGATTCTCCAGTATCGCCGGACAAAGTGCCAAGAACGCCTTCCGCAGCAAGTCGCGAACTACGCTCACGGTTATCGCAATATTCATTGGTGCCTTCACGCTGACCATCACCAGTGGTATTGGGACAGGCATTAACCGCTACATCGACAGCACCATCGCCTCGATCGGGGCGGAAGATGTCTTAACCGTGACAAAGATTTCCACAACGGATGTTGAGGTCGCTGACGGCCCGCAAGAATATAGCCCGGATCAACTGCAGGCTGAGACGATGAGGCCTGGTCCTGGCCAAGGCTCCGTGACGGTTGAGTCTATGACACAGGCTGATTTTGACATCTTGCAATCCCTCGATCACGTGCTGATGGTTGAGCCTGTCAAGGCTGTGACAGTGAACTTTATCGAGGGACCCTCTGAGGTTCCTTACATTGTTCAGCTGGGCGCCTTCGTGGAGGGTATGCAGTTGACGCTGGCCGAAGGCGAGCAGCTCAACGATGCTTCGTCCACCTACGAGGTCGCTATAGCTGAGTCCTACCTTGATGCTTTGGGGTTCTCCAGTGCCGCAGAAGCGATTGGAAAATCGGTTGATTTTGGATTTGATGATGCTGAAGGAAATGCGCAGATCGTCAGTGCACAAGTTGTCGCGGTCACTAAGCCAGGTTTTGGCCCCGGAGCGGATAATGCTGTTCCGAACGCAGCTCTGAAAGATGCCTTGTTCGCTGCAGAATCTCCGTCGACGTTGTCTCCTGGTGAGCAAGAATTCTCGACTGCGACCCTGTGGTTCGATGTCGAGAATATGACTACTGAACAAATTGATGAACTCCAAGCTGAGATTGAAGCTGCAGGATACAACTCCACGTCAACAGCGGATCAGCTGGGCACGTTTACGGCTGTCATTGACGCCATCGTCATGGTTCTCAATGCTTTTGCCATCATCGCGTTGATTGCGGCGGGCTTTGGAATCGTCAACACACTCTTCATGTCTGTGCAGGAACGAACTCGCGAGATTGGCTTGATGAAAGCTATGGGCTTAGCCAGCGGTCGGGTCTTTTTGCTCTTCAGTATGGAAGCCGTAGTGATTGGTTTGCTCGGCAGCCTCATTGGCGTCGGTGTCGGTATGGGGATTGGTTCAGTGGTGAGCAATGTGCTCAGTCGCACTGTTTTTAGTGATCTTGCCGGTCTCCAGCTCGTGGCCTTCGATCTCACATCAGTTCTCACGGTCATCGTCATCGTGGTTTCTATCGCCTTTGTGGCGGGAGCATTCCCTGCCATCAAAGCTGCGAGAAAAGATCCCATCGAGTCGTTGAGATACGAATAA